A genomic window from Flavobacterium sp. I3-2 includes:
- a CDS encoding acetyl-CoA C-acyltransferase, translated as MSKKVVIVSAARTPIGSFMGALSTVPAPKLGAAAIKGALDKINLDPKLVDEVLMGNVVQAGVGQAPARQAALFAGLSQEVAATTINKVCASGMKAIMQGAQAIMAGDANIVVAGGMENMSLIPHYANLRNGSKFGPMTMLDGMQKDGLTDAYDNNAMGVAADLCATEHNITREEQDNFAIDSYKKSAAAWEAGKFNNEIVPVAVPQRKGEPVMVTKDEEYTNVKLDKIPALNAVFTKEGTVTAANASTINDGAAAVVLMSEEKALELGLKPLAYIKGYADAAQEPVKFTTAPAKALPKALDKAGISLSEVDYFEFNEAFSVVGLANCKILNIDGNKVNVNGGAVSLGHPLGCSGARIVVTLINVLEQNNAKIGAAAICNGGGGASAIVIEKA; from the coding sequence ATGAGTAAAAAAGTTGTAATTGTATCAGCTGCTAGAACTCCAATCGGAAGTTTTATGGGAGCTCTTTCTACAGTTCCTGCACCAAAATTAGGAGCTGCTGCAATTAAAGGCGCATTAGATAAAATCAATTTAGACCCAAAATTAGTTGACGAAGTTTTAATGGGTAATGTTGTTCAAGCTGGTGTTGGACAAGCACCTGCAAGACAAGCCGCTTTATTTGCAGGTTTATCTCAAGAAGTTGCTGCTACTACAATCAATAAAGTTTGTGCTTCAGGTATGAAAGCGATTATGCAAGGTGCTCAAGCAATTATGGCTGGTGACGCAAATATCGTAGTTGCAGGTGGTATGGAAAACATGAGTTTAATTCCTCATTATGCAAACTTAAGAAACGGTTCTAAATTTGGACCTATGACGATGTTAGACGGAATGCAAAAAGACGGTTTAACTGACGCTTACGATAACAATGCTATGGGAGTTGCTGCAGATTTATGTGCTACAGAACATAACATTACTAGAGAAGAACAAGATAACTTTGCAATAGATTCTTACAAAAAATCTGCTGCTGCTTGGGAAGCTGGAAAATTCAATAACGAAATTGTTCCAGTTGCTGTTCCTCAACGTAAAGGTGAGCCAGTTATGGTTACTAAAGATGAAGAATACACAAACGTTAAGTTAGATAAGATTCCTGCTTTAAATGCAGTTTTCACTAAAGAAGGAACTGTAACTGCTGCTAACGCATCTACTATCAATGATGGTGCTGCTGCTGTAGTTTTAATGAGTGAAGAAAAAGCATTAGAATTAGGTTTAAAACCTTTAGCTTACATCAAAGGATATGCAGATGCTGCTCAAGAACCAGTGAAATTTACAACTGCTCCTGCTAAAGCATTACCAAAAGCACTTGACAAAGCTGGAATTTCATTAAGTGAAGTTGACTACTTCGAATTCAATGAAGCTTTCTCTGTTGTTGGATTAGCTAACTGCAAAATTTTAAACATCGACGGAAACAAAGTGAACGTTAACGGAGGTGCTGTTTCTTTAGGTCACCCTCTTGGATGTTCTGGAGCTAGAATCGTTGTTACTTTAATCAATGTTTTAGAACAAAACAATGCAAAAATTGGCGCAGCTGCTATTTGTAATGGTGGTGGTGGCGCTTCTGCAATTGTGATTGAAAAAGCTTAA
- a CDS encoding C40 family peptidase, whose translation MFAICNLAIVPLRIEPSDRSEMVSQILFGEHFKIIEQNKKWSKIETAIDNYQGWIDNKQFLVITEEDYLFLQNTNQFLNGDLIEYITNENHFLLPISLGSSLSFLSNKKINNQNYIFEGNLITGVQPKSNILQTAFMYLNAPYLWGGKTPFGIDCSGFTQMVYRLNGHNIPRDASQQATIGEALSFIEESEVGDLAFFDNEEGNITHVGIIMENNYIIHASGKVRVDRLDHLGILNIDTGRHTHKLRVIKKII comes from the coding sequence ATGTTTGCAATCTGTAATCTTGCTATTGTTCCTTTAAGAATTGAACCTTCGGATAGAAGCGAAATGGTTTCTCAAATTCTCTTTGGTGAACATTTTAAAATTATCGAACAAAATAAAAAATGGTCAAAAATTGAAACGGCTATAGATAATTATCAAGGTTGGATTGATAACAAACAATTTTTAGTTATTACTGAAGAAGATTACCTTTTTCTTCAAAATACAAATCAATTTTTAAATGGTGATTTAATTGAATACATCACCAACGAAAATCATTTTTTATTACCAATTTCTTTAGGAAGTAGTTTAAGCTTTTTGAGTAATAAAAAAATCAACAATCAAAATTATATTTTCGAAGGTAATTTAATAACAGGAGTCCAGCCTAAAAGCAACATCTTACAAACTGCTTTTATGTATTTGAATGCGCCATATTTATGGGGCGGAAAAACTCCTTTCGGAATCGATTGTTCTGGTTTTACACAAATGGTTTATCGTTTAAACGGACATAATATCCCAAGAGATGCCTCGCAACAAGCTACCATTGGTGAAGCCTTGAGCTTTATTGAAGAAAGCGAAGTTGGAGATTTAGCCTTTTTTGATAACGAAGAAGGAAATATAACTCATGTTGGAATTATTATGGAAAACAACTACATCATTCACGCAAGTGGAAAAGTTCGTGTAGATAGATTGGACCATCTTGGAATTCTGAATATCGACACAGGTCGTCATACACATAAATTACGCGTAATTAAAAAAATCATATAA
- a CDS encoding DEAD/DEAH box helicase yields MTTFEQFNLPKSLDKALNELRITTPTPIQEKSFNVILSGRDVMGIAQTGTGKTYAYLLPILKQWKFAKTESPRVVILVPTRELVVQVAEEVEKLTKYMSIRTLGIYGGVNINTQRKNLADGVDILVGTPGRVMDLALDNVLRFDEIQKLVIDEFDEILNLGFRVQITTILSMMKTKKQNILFSATMTEEVDELLDEYFEFPEEVSLAPSGTPLEKIKQFGYHAPNFLTKLNILKDLLHRNEDMSRVLVFVNNKRIADYVLEALETEFPEQFGVIHSNKTQNYRLNTMASFQNNEIRGLVTTDIMARGLDISDITHVINLQFSEVPEQYIHRIGRTGRQDKDGVAISLIDPKEEEKQIEVEMLMNHEIEIFPIPEDIEIEVQKLEFEKTKTTVVFKKKKIDPEKGAAFHEKKDKNKKVNLGGPSKTKPRKTAPRNRGVEKKRDAKKKNK; encoded by the coding sequence ATGACAACATTTGAGCAATTTAATTTACCTAAATCTTTAGACAAAGCTTTAAACGAATTAAGAATTACAACCCCTACTCCAATCCAAGAAAAATCATTTAATGTAATTTTATCAGGAAGAGATGTTATGGGAATCGCTCAAACAGGAACCGGTAAAACTTACGCTTATTTACTTCCTATATTAAAACAATGGAAATTTGCTAAAACAGAATCTCCTCGTGTTGTTATTTTAGTTCCTACTCGTGAACTTGTTGTTCAAGTTGCTGAAGAAGTTGAGAAACTAACCAAATATATGTCAATTCGTACTTTAGGAATTTACGGTGGTGTAAACATCAATACGCAACGTAAAAACTTAGCAGATGGAGTTGATATTTTAGTCGGAACTCCAGGTCGAGTAATGGATTTAGCTTTGGATAATGTTTTACGTTTTGATGAAATTCAAAAATTAGTTATCGATGAATTTGATGAAATCTTAAACTTAGGTTTCAGAGTTCAAATAACTACGATTTTATCAATGATGAAAACTAAAAAACAAAACATCTTATTTTCTGCAACAATGACAGAAGAAGTTGATGAATTGTTAGATGAGTATTTTGAATTTCCAGAAGAAGTATCTTTAGCACCATCGGGAACACCTCTTGAAAAAATTAAACAATTTGGTTATCACGCACCAAACTTTCTTACAAAACTTAATATTTTAAAAGATTTGTTACACAGAAACGAAGACATGAGTCGTGTTTTGGTTTTTGTAAATAATAAACGAATTGCCGATTATGTACTTGAAGCATTAGAAACTGAATTCCCTGAACAATTTGGGGTAATACATTCTAATAAAACTCAAAACTATCGTTTAAACACCATGGCTTCTTTTCAAAATAATGAAATTAGAGGTTTAGTTACAACCGATATTATGGCACGTGGATTAGATATTTCTGATATTACCCACGTAATTAATCTTCAATTTTCTGAAGTTCCAGAACAATACATTCATAGAATCGGTCGTACCGGTCGTCAAGATAAAGACGGAGTTGCAATAAGTTTAATCGACCCAAAAGAGGAAGAAAAACAAATTGAAGTTGAAATGTTGATGAATCATGAAATTGAGATTTTTCCAATTCCTGAAGATATTGAAATTGAAGTTCAAAAACTAGAATTCGAAAAAACAAAAACTACGGTCGTTTTCAAGAAAAAGAAAATTGACCCAGAAAAAGGTGCTGCCTTCCATGAGAAAAAAGATAAAAATAAAAAAGTCAATCTTGGAGGACCTAGTAAAACAAAACCTAGAAAAACTGCTCCTAGAAACAGAGGTGTTGAGAAAAAACGCGATGCCAAAAAGAAAAATAAATAA
- a CDS encoding aldo/keto reductase, giving the protein MKTFRLNNNIEIPAIGFGTWQIEDGEKIIQAVLTAIDEGYRHIDTAFFYHNEKGIGQAIKQAPIKRDELFITTKVWNTDRGYEQTLKAFETSLHNLQLDYIDLYLIHWPANATQFENWKQINAETWKALEKLYKDGKVKAIGVCNFMVNHLEALLESSEIKPMINQIEFHPGHTQNEVVAFCKQNDILVEAWSPIGQGKILDNELLLNIAQKHNVNVGQLCIQFALQQDILPLPKSVTPINIKNNLHLSEFKISDEDLDLILKMPSTGFTGLNPNEITF; this is encoded by the coding sequence ATGAAAACTTTTAGATTAAACAATAACATTGAAATCCCTGCAATTGGTTTTGGAACTTGGCAGATTGAAGATGGCGAAAAAATAATTCAGGCTGTATTAACTGCTATTGACGAAGGATACAGACATATTGATACCGCTTTTTTTTATCACAATGAAAAAGGAATTGGTCAAGCCATTAAACAAGCTCCAATTAAAAGAGATGAACTTTTTATCACAACTAAGGTTTGGAACACAGACCGCGGATATGAACAAACTTTAAAAGCATTTGAAACTTCGCTTCATAATTTACAACTCGATTATATTGATTTATATTTGATTCATTGGCCTGCAAATGCAACACAATTTGAAAATTGGAAGCAAATAAATGCGGAGACTTGGAAAGCTTTAGAAAAACTATATAAAGACGGTAAAGTTAAAGCCATTGGAGTTTGTAATTTTATGGTAAATCATTTAGAAGCTTTATTAGAATCTTCCGAAATTAAACCTATGATTAACCAGATTGAATTTCATCCTGGACATACTCAAAATGAAGTTGTAGCCTTTTGTAAACAAAACGATATTTTAGTTGAAGCTTGGAGTCCTATTGGTCAAGGAAAAATTTTAGACAATGAATTATTACTAAACATTGCACAAAAACATAATGTTAACGTTGGACAACTTTGTATTCAGTTTGCTTTGCAACAAGATATTTTACCTTTACCAAAATCAGTAACACCAATAAACATCAAAAACAATTTACATTTATCAGAATTTAAAATTTCTGACGAAGATTTAGATTTGATTTTAAAAATGCCCTCAACAGGATTCACAGGATTAAATCCGAATGAAATAACTTTCTAA
- a CDS encoding DEAD/DEAH box helicase has protein sequence MQSFNDLGLTANLIQNIEKLGYQKPFPIQEQAIPAILSGKDVMGIAKTGSGKTASFVLPILDKLQKTAHVRNRNISALILVPTRELAIQIQNVFVDFNQHLNRQIKTMAVFGGISINPQMKGMLGVEVLIATPGRLIDLLEHNALSLDEISIFAVDEADKMFQMGFDEEMNKIITLLPKRRQNLLFSATLNDKVKEMKSRLVIEPIVIEIETPANEQTEVQIEQSAFAVSLERKGPFLRYLIKSNNYKQVLVFVSSSRTADNLTEKLNKNGIKAAAMHGKKSQGARYNALDDFKTGAIDVLIATDLIARGIHIDNLPIVINYELPRSPLDYVHRIGRTGRANAVGKAISLITPEDEHHFKVIQKKAKIRIVLQPSEDINLHGF, from the coding sequence ATGCAATCATTTAACGACCTTGGATTAACAGCAAATCTGATACAAAACATCGAAAAATTAGGTTATCAAAAACCTTTTCCTATACAAGAACAAGCAATTCCGGCTATTCTTTCAGGAAAAGATGTTATGGGAATTGCCAAAACTGGGTCGGGAAAAACTGCGAGTTTTGTTTTACCGATTTTAGATAAATTACAAAAAACGGCTCATGTTAGAAATAGAAATATTTCAGCTTTGATTTTAGTTCCGACTCGTGAATTGGCAATTCAAATTCAAAATGTTTTTGTTGATTTTAATCAGCATTTAAATCGTCAGATTAAAACAATGGCTGTTTTTGGCGGAATTTCGATTAATCCACAAATGAAAGGCATGCTTGGTGTTGAAGTTCTGATTGCTACTCCAGGACGTTTGATTGATTTACTTGAACACAACGCTTTAAGTTTAGACGAAATTTCGATTTTTGCAGTTGATGAAGCTGATAAAATGTTTCAGATGGGATTTGATGAAGAAATGAATAAAATCATTACTTTATTACCAAAAAGACGACAAAACTTACTTTTTTCTGCAACATTGAATGATAAAGTTAAAGAAATGAAATCGCGTTTGGTGATTGAACCGATTGTAATCGAAATTGAAACTCCAGCAAACGAACAAACCGAAGTTCAAATTGAACAATCGGCTTTTGCAGTATCATTAGAAAGAAAAGGTCCTTTTTTAAGATATTTAATAAAATCTAACAATTATAAACAAGTTTTAGTTTTCGTTTCGTCTTCAAGAACAGCAGATAATTTAACTGAAAAACTAAATAAAAACGGAATTAAAGCTGCTGCAATGCACGGAAAAAAATCTCAAGGAGCTAGATATAATGCTTTAGACGATTTTAAAACAGGAGCAATTGATGTTTTAATCGCAACTGATTTGATTGCTCGCGGAATTCATATTGACAATTTACCCATCGTGATTAATTACGAATTGCCTCGTTCTCCACTTGATTATGTTCATAGAATTGGTAGAACAGGTCGTGCAAACGCCGTCGGAAAAGCAATTAGTTTAATTACTCCAGAAGACGAACATCATTTTAAAGTAATTCAGAAAAAAGCAAAAATCAGAATTGTTTTGCAACCTTCAGAAGATATAAACTTACATGGATTTTAA
- a CDS encoding SatD family protein, which translates to MKRYILMCDVIDSRNKNQQIIINELKNCRDFINEKYKTYILSPLTITLGDEFQAVIKDLETSFNIILEIEEYIIKNNFQIKLRYVLIFGEISTPINSEIAYEMLGEGLTFARNQLNKMKANENRFFIKIDDDTLETISNNSFSILQNIIDKWKIEKDYKLISNLITYKDYKIVSEKLNKERSLIWKREKSLNMSSYNSIKEIILKLPKYEHIHQNNTGNLY; encoded by the coding sequence ATGAAGAGATATATTTTGATGTGCGATGTTATTGATAGCAGAAATAAAAATCAACAAATTATAATAAATGAATTAAAGAATTGTAGAGATTTTATCAATGAAAAATATAAAACCTACATATTATCACCTTTAACAATAACTTTAGGAGATGAATTTCAGGCAGTAATTAAAGATTTAGAAACATCTTTTAACATTATTTTGGAAATTGAAGAATACATTATTAAAAATAATTTCCAAATAAAACTGCGCTACGTTTTAATTTTCGGAGAAATTTCTACACCTATAAATTCTGAAATTGCCTACGAAATGTTAGGCGAAGGATTGACTTTTGCTCGCAATCAATTGAATAAAATGAAAGCGAATGAAAATCGATTCTTTATAAAAATAGATGATGACACATTGGAAACAATCAGTAATAACAGCTTTTCAATTTTGCAAAATATTATTGATAAATGGAAAATTGAAAAAGATTACAAATTAATTAGTAATTTAATTACATATAAAGACTATAAAATTGTTTCGGAAAAATTAAACAAAGAACGCTCATTAATCTGGAAAAGAGAGAAAAGCTTGAATATGTCTTCATATAATTCGATAAAAGAAATCATACTAAAACTTCCAAAATATGAGCATATACATCAAAATAATACTGGTAATTTGTATTGA
- a CDS encoding chloride channel protein: MKLNLYKSGFYKNLKWVLLLSFLALVVELSVHFFLFSLNAVTEYRLQNQYLVYFLPIAGFLIGYVYYIFGKSSEGGNNLLIDAYYSSLKRIPLISTPLVYFGTIATHLFGGSAGREGAGLQIAGGYVDFLIRLFRFSEKERHILIKVAVGAGFSAVFGTPFTAVFFSFEFFNIGKPNFKGALSIIYVAFLVEFISNLLGLEHTFYDVKQIPTFEFKYLFYLIVAGVCFGLSARLFNFSLTHIHKYFAKFIPHLPYRLFVGGIIIVMLTLILGTNTYLGIGINTILSAFDHAQGFEVFLFKIIFTSITLGSGFKGGEVTPLFFVGATLGSFLATFLPLPIGFLTALGFVSVFSGAANTPIACMILAVELFGFEIFPYAFITCVISYFISGYTSIFNKQKVTNFKLFKRPEFLGKRISEL, encoded by the coding sequence ATGAAACTTAATCTTTATAAATCAGGATTCTATAAAAACTTAAAGTGGGTTTTATTATTAAGTTTTTTAGCTCTTGTTGTGGAACTTTCTGTTCATTTCTTCTTATTTTCATTAAATGCAGTTACGGAATATAGGTTACAAAATCAATATCTTGTTTATTTTCTTCCGATTGCTGGTTTTTTGATTGGTTATGTTTATTATATATTCGGAAAATCTAGTGAAGGTGGAAATAATCTTTTGATTGATGCTTATTATAGTTCTTTAAAACGGATTCCTTTAATTTCAACACCATTAGTTTATTTTGGAACTATTGCAACGCATCTTTTTGGAGGTTCTGCAGGTAGAGAAGGAGCAGGGTTACAAATTGCTGGTGGATACGTTGATTTTCTTATTAGGTTGTTTAGATTTTCTGAAAAAGAACGTCATATTTTGATTAAAGTTGCCGTAGGTGCTGGATTTAGTGCTGTTTTTGGAACCCCATTTACTGCTGTTTTTTTTTCTTTCGAATTTTTTAATATCGGAAAACCAAATTTTAAAGGTGCTTTAAGTATAATTTATGTTGCTTTTTTGGTTGAATTTATTTCCAATTTGTTGGGTTTAGAACATACTTTTTATGATGTAAAACAAATACCAACCTTTGAATTTAAATATCTTTTTTATTTAATTGTTGCTGGAGTATGTTTTGGATTGAGCGCGCGATTGTTTAATTTTTCTCTTACGCATATTCACAAATATTTTGCTAAATTTATTCCTCATTTGCCTTATCGATTATTTGTTGGAGGAATAATTATTGTTATGTTGACTTTAATTTTAGGAACCAATACTTACTTGGGAATTGGAATTAATACCATTTTAAGTGCATTTGACCATGCGCAAGGTTTTGAGGTTTTTTTATTTAAAATTATTTTTACCTCAATTACATTAGGAAGTGGTTTTAAAGGTGGAGAAGTTACACCTTTGTTTTTTGTCGGTGCAACTTTAGGAAGTTTTTTAGCTACCTTTTTGCCTTTGCCAATTGGATTTCTTACAGCTTTAGGATTTGTAAGTGTTTTTTCAGGTGCTGCAAATACACCAATTGCATGTATGATTTTGGCTGTCGAATTATTTGGTTTTGAAATTTTTCCTTATGCTTTTATTACTTGTGTCATTTCTTATTTTATTTCTGGTTACACGAGTATATTTAATAAACAAAAAGTTACTAATTTTAAACTATTCAAAAGACCTGAATTTTTAGGCAAACGAATTAGTGAATTGTAA
- a CDS encoding glycosyltransferase family 9 protein encodes MSLLKKVNIYRRGLMKGITKNIGDSKLITNGEQINKEEIKRILITRPNHRLGNQLLITPLIQELTATFPNAKIDLFLKGGVGNILFENFAQVDQKINLPKKHFKELGKYIGGWFRLKKYKYDIVINVAKNSSSGRLSTKLANAKYKFFGLDESEFTHKFENLNHIAKFPVYSFRESISHLGIVPNLSTVPSLKMMLSKDEIAKGKIELDKLKEKNAKTIALFTFATGAKCYSKEWWSTFYKELKSTLPDYNIIEVLPVENVSQLNFSIPHYYSKDVREICGFFANCDVFIGADSGIMHLATASGVPTLGLFSVTAPDTYQPYGNHSKGINTNKTSNAEIIQDAKQILEM; translated from the coding sequence ATGAGTTTACTTAAAAAGGTAAATATTTATCGCCGTGGTTTGATGAAAGGAATCACAAAAAATATTGGAGATTCTAAATTGATTACCAACGGAGAACAGATAAATAAAGAAGAAATAAAACGTATTTTGATTACACGCCCAAATCATCGCTTGGGAAATCAATTGTTGATAACACCATTGATTCAAGAACTTACAGCTACTTTTCCTAATGCTAAAATTGATTTATTCTTAAAAGGTGGTGTCGGAAATATTTTATTTGAAAATTTCGCACAAGTTGATCAAAAAATAAATCTTCCTAAAAAGCATTTTAAAGAACTAGGAAAATATATTGGTGGTTGGTTCCGCTTAAAAAAATACAAATATGACATTGTCATCAATGTAGCCAAAAACTCATCGTCAGGACGCTTGTCTACTAAATTAGCTAATGCTAAATATAAATTTTTCGGTTTAGATGAATCTGAATTCACACATAAATTTGAAAATTTAAATCACATTGCTAAGTTTCCTGTTTATAGCTTTAGAGAAAGTATATCGCATTTAGGGATCGTACCAAATTTATCAACTGTACCTTCTTTAAAAATGATGCTTTCAAAAGATGAAATAGCAAAAGGAAAAATCGAATTAGATAAGCTAAAAGAAAAAAATGCCAAAACTATTGCTTTATTTACTTTTGCAACTGGAGCAAAATGTTATTCAAAAGAATGGTGGTCAACCTTTTACAAGGAATTAAAATCAACTTTACCTGATTATAATATTATAGAAGTTTTACCTGTTGAGAATGTTTCGCAATTGAATTTTTCTATTCCGCATTATTACAGTAAAGATGTTAGAGAAATTTGTGGTTTTTTTGCAAATTGTGATGTTTTCATTGGAGCAGATAGTGGAATCATGCATTTAGCAACAGCTTCTGGAGTTCCAACCTTAGGTTTGTTTTCGGTAACTGCTCCTGATACTTATCAACCTTATGGAAATCACAGTAAAGGAATTAATACTAATAAAACTTCAAATGCAGAAATCATTCAAGATGCTAAACAAATTCTTGAAATGTAA
- a CDS encoding DKNYY domain-containing protein yields the protein MKKIIQTMTLLFVIMFSVSCAKKQDLGNDYFKENKKIVYKYASSGASWPKVPWDNKYRDVENADVESFQSLEPYYGYAKDKNNFYYKGYKIDNIDYETFTISGNKHDGIVKDKNHVYEFSKPGIPIQNVDGATYEEVKFPNSSKIWYKDKNHYFFKNKPIQVDVNTFTAINENIYVDQNHIYFFKTNGNFDIYEDKNILNQEIKDTARTIQTANYLYTLTKEAKFKRIPKNKNSKVQYFAPNNVFIIVDNQVYCNGEEMNIDFNTFEFYNYPNSNSPTCFSKDKNNVYYYDQILAGANPKTAKLTDDNYIVDGDFKWIPDYNSAHHSIRKMRIDEKL from the coding sequence ATGAAAAAAATAATACAAACCATGACACTTTTATTTGTTATAATGTTTTCTGTTTCATGTGCAAAAAAACAAGATTTAGGCAATGATTATTTCAAAGAAAATAAAAAAATCGTTTATAAATACGCAAGTTCCGGGGCTTCATGGCCCAAAGTTCCTTGGGATAATAAATATAGGGATGTTGAAAACGCAGATGTAGAAAGCTTTCAATCTTTAGAACCTTATTATGGTTATGCAAAGGACAAAAATAATTTTTATTACAAAGGTTATAAAATTGATAATATCGATTATGAAACGTTTACTATTTCAGGAAATAAACATGATGGAATCGTAAAAGATAAAAATCACGTGTATGAATTTTCTAAACCAGGTATCCCAATCCAAAATGTTGATGGAGCAACATACGAAGAAGTTAAATTCCCAAATTCATCTAAAATTTGGTATAAAGACAAAAATCATTATTTTTTTAAGAATAAACCGATTCAAGTTGATGTAAACACATTTACAGCTATTAACGAAAATATTTATGTCGATCAAAACCACATTTATTTTTTTAAAACAAATGGAAATTTTGATATTTATGAAGACAAAAATATACTAAATCAAGAAATTAAAGATACTGCAAGAACTATTCAAACAGCAAATTATCTTTATACACTTACCAAGGAAGCAAAATTCAAAAGAATTCCAAAAAATAAAAATTCAAAAGTTCAATATTTCGCTCCTAATAACGTTTTTATTATTGTTGACAATCAAGTTTATTGTAATGGTGAAGAAATGAATATTGATTTTAATACCTTTGAATTTTATAATTATCCTAATTCCAATTCGCCAACTTGCTTTTCTAAAGATAAAAACAACGTTTATTATTACGATCAAATTTTGGCAGGCGCAAACCCGAAAACAGCGAAGTTAACCGATGATAATTATATTGTGGATGGCGATTTTAAATGGATACCAGATTATAACTCTGCACATCATTCAATTCGGAAAATGAGAATTGATGAAAAACTTTAA
- a CDS encoding YcxB family protein yields MKIEYSVFKDDFLAFQLFFSSQSKRVKKSKIISTFVLFLILVALSIISYLKGNLVLAIYFFVVAILSLLFFPYLYKKLLKRQLIKFCNENYKNIHLENTILEFDETSIYSKSKMGESRLNISEVEKIDEIEMYFYIKLSNALTLIVPKHQLKNVDELRTKLKSYGIEFNSLLDWKW; encoded by the coding sequence ATGAAAATAGAATATAGTGTATTTAAAGATGATTTCTTAGCGTTTCAACTTTTTTTTTCTTCACAATCTAAACGAGTTAAAAAAAGTAAAATAATTTCAACGTTTGTTCTTTTTTTAATTTTAGTAGCTCTGTCGATTATTTCGTATCTTAAAGGAAATCTTGTTTTAGCCATTTATTTTTTTGTAGTTGCAATTCTTTCACTTTTATTTTTTCCATACCTATATAAAAAACTTTTAAAAAGACAATTAATTAAATTTTGCAACGAAAATTATAAAAACATTCATTTAGAAAATACGATTTTAGAGTTTGACGAAACATCTATTTATTCTAAAAGTAAAATGGGTGAATCACGATTAAATATCAGTGAAGTTGAAAAGATAGATGAAATCGAAATGTATTTTTATATAAAATTATCAAACGCTTTAACTTTAATTGTTCCGAAACATCAATTAAAAAACGTTGATGAATTACGAACAAAATTAAAATCTTATGGTATAGAATTCAACTCTTTGTTAGATTGGAAATGGTAA
- a CDS encoding sensor histidine kinase: MYNWFWIIGISIIIVLLTIIFILFYKLQKSERLKQEAEEQFEILEIKVQNLRLETLEAKLNPHLFKNILNSIQSHTYQAYYTVDKLSNVLNYVLYETKNKFVTLKEEIDFSKDLIEINKVKLSPLFDLRVKINIDEKDSIYEKTLIAPLISVDLIENAFKHTDIQHPEAFITILFELKKGVFTLSITNRISEKKKMEKEKSGLGLQTLEQRLSLIYGDNFKLDNFVEKNIHVSTLKISLLEYKNQMRIT, from the coding sequence ATGTATAATTGGTTTTGGATTATAGGAATATCAATCATAATAGTACTTTTAACTATTATTTTTATTTTATTTTATAAACTACAGAAGTCGGAAAGATTAAAACAAGAAGCTGAGGAACAGTTTGAAATTTTAGAAATAAAAGTTCAAAATTTACGATTAGAAACTTTAGAAGCAAAACTTAATCCTCATTTGTTTAAAAACATACTTAATTCTATTCAATCACACACATATCAAGCCTATTATACCGTAGATAAACTATCTAATGTACTTAATTATGTTTTATATGAAACCAAAAATAAATTTGTCACGCTTAAAGAAGAAATTGATTTTTCAAAAGATTTAATTGAAATCAACAAAGTAAAATTAAGTCCTCTTTTTGATTTAAGAGTAAAAATTAATATAGATGAAAAAGACAGCATATATGAAAAAACATTAATTGCTCCTTTGATTTCTGTAGATTTAATAGAAAACGCTTTTAAACACACCGACATACAACATCCAGAAGCTTTTATAACCATTTTATTTGAACTTAAGAAAGGTGTTTTTACACTAAGTATAACCAATCGAATTTCTGAAAAGAAAAAAATGGAAAAAGAAAAAAGCGGTTTGGGCTTACAAACACTCGAACAAAGATTAAGTCTTATTTATGGAGACAATTTTAAATTAGATAACTTTGTAGAGAAAAACATTCATGTTTCAACCTTAAAAATTTCACTCCTTGAATATAAAAATCAAATGCGTATTACTTGA